A window from Rhineura floridana isolate rRhiFlo1 chromosome 17, rRhiFlo1.hap2, whole genome shotgun sequence encodes these proteins:
- the RPL3L gene encoding ribosomal protein uL3-like codes for MSHRKFSAPRHGHLGFLPHKRSRCHRGKVKTWPKDDPSKPVHLTAFLGYKAGMTHILRELHRPGLKVSKREEVEAVTIIETPPLVVVGVVGYIATPRGLRNFKTIFAEHISDECRRRFYKNWHKSKKKAFTKSCKKWRDETGKKQLEKDFAAMKKYCKVVRIIVHTQMKLLPLRQKKAHVMEVQLNGGTVAEKVDWAHEKLEKQVAVNTVFSQNEMIDVIGVTKGHGMKGVTSRWRTKKLPRKTHKGLRKVACIGAWHPARVGYSIARAGQKGYHHRTELNKKIYRIGQGFHMEDGKVVKSNASTNYDTTEKTITPLGGFPRYGEVNNDFVMVKGCVVGTKKRVLTLRKSLLVHTSRKALEPIELKFIDTTSKFGHGRFQTAQEKRAFMGPQKKHLVKGKLETEEEL; via the exons ATG TCCCATCGCAAGTTTTCGGCTCCCAGGCATGGCCACCTGGGCTTCCTTCCTCATAAGAGGAGCCGCTGTCACCGCGGGAAGGTGAAGACATGGCCCAAAGATGACCCCAGCAAACCGGTCCACCTGACAGCCTTCCTGGGCTACAAAGCCGGCATGACTCACATACTCCGGGAACTTCACAGGCCAGGGCTAA AGGTCTCTAAGCGAGAGGAGGTGGAAGCTGTCACCATCATAGAGACACCCCCTTTGGTGGTGGTTGGAGTGGTGGGCTACATCGCGACGCCGAGGGGGCTGAGGAATTTCAAGACCATCTTCGCAGAACACATCAGCGACGAATGTAGGAGGCGTTTCTACAAGAACTG GCACAAGAGCAAGAAGAAAGCATTCACCAAGTCCTGCAAAAAATGGCGGGACGAGACTGGGAAGAAGCAGCTGGAGAAAGATTTTGCAGCCATGAAGAAGTACTGCAAGGTCGTCCGCATCATCGTCCACACCCAG ATGAAGCTCCTGCCACTGAGGCAGAAGAAGGCCCACGTTATGGAGGTCCAGCTGAATGGAGGCACGGTGGCAGAGAAAGTGGACTGGGCTCACGAGAAGCTGGAGAAGCAGGTTGCCGTGAACACGGTCTTCAGCCAGAACGAGATGATCGATGTAATCGGAGTCACCAAGGGTCACGGGATGAAAG GGGTGACAAGTCGTTGGCGCACCAAGAAACTCCCACGGAAAACTCATAAAGGCCTGCGCAAAGTTGCCTGCATTGGAGCCTGGCATCCCGCCCGGGTGGGCTACTCCATTGCCCGGGCCGGCCAGAAGGGCTACCACCACCGCACAGAACTCAACAAAAAG ATATACCGCATTGGCCAAGGGTTCCACATGGAGGACGGCAAAGTGGTGAAGAGCAATGCATCTACCAACTACGACACAACGGAGAAAACAATTACCCCGCTG GGTGGATTCCCTCGGTACGGAGAAGTCAACAACGATTTTGTGATGGTGAAAGGTTGCGTGGTAGGCACCAAGAAGCGAGTCCTCACCCTCAGGAAG tCCCTCCTGGTCCACACAAGCAGGAAGGCTTTGGAGCCCATTGAACTGAAATTCATTGACACGACCTCCAAGTTTGGCCACGGACGCTTCCAGACGGCGCAAGAGAAGCGCGCGTTCATG GGCCCGCAGAAGAAACACTTGGTGAAAGGGAAACTGGAAACTGAGGAGGAATTGTAA